A stretch of Campylobacter volucris DNA encodes these proteins:
- a CDS encoding L,D-transpeptidase family protein: MLLRVLFSLVFFIIFANASNLAKIYLNEGLEAVEKVLEQELASKEFWAKELKDKNVSLGYYDDNVAIVLTNKGDKIIRVFYYDDGKLERKFIQKDVLTGLAGDKEIEGDLKTPIGFYELGKKFYPGDPYYGPFAFATTYPNVLDKTLGKTGSGIWIHGYPLDGTRIDTYKTRGCIAIHNELLEDFNKLVADRKTYAMTEEKDKITTNIDEVSTLLANLFAWKESWQNNDIKKYLSFYDQKVFKHNNKHKYEQFAKTKERIFSRNEKKVIKFSDLSISPYPNAKNEKIFRIGFYEDYNAKNYKFKGNKVIYVRLQDDKMQILAEQ, from the coding sequence TTGTTACTTAGAGTTTTATTTTCGTTGGTGTTTTTTATTATTTTTGCAAATGCAAGTAATCTTGCAAAAATTTATCTTAATGAAGGCTTAGAAGCTGTAGAAAAGGTTTTAGAGCAAGAGTTAGCATCAAAAGAATTTTGGGCTAAAGAATTAAAAGATAAAAATGTTAGTTTGGGTTATTATGATGATAATGTAGCTATAGTTTTGACCAACAAAGGTGATAAAATCATTAGAGTATTTTATTACGATGATGGAAAGTTAGAAAGAAAATTTATACAAAAAGATGTTTTAACAGGCCTAGCAGGAGATAAAGAAATAGAAGGAGATTTAAAAACTCCTATAGGTTTTTATGAATTAGGGAAGAAATTTTACCCTGGAGATCCATATTATGGTCCTTTTGCTTTTGCTACGACTTATCCTAATGTTTTAGATAAGACTTTAGGCAAAACAGGTAGTGGGATATGGATACATGGTTATCCTTTAGATGGTACTCGTATTGATACATATAAAACTAGAGGTTGTATTGCAATCCATAATGAGTTATTAGAAGATTTTAATAAGCTTGTAGCAGATAGAAAAACTTATGCTATGACTGAAGAAAAGGATAAAATAACAACTAATATTGATGAAGTTTCTACTTTGCTTGCAAATTTATTTGCATGGAAAGAAAGTTGGCAAAATAATGATATAAAAAAATATCTATCATTTTATGATCAAAAAGTTTTTAAACACAATAATAAGCATAAATATGAACAATTTGCAAAGACAAAAGAGAGAATTTTTTCAAGAAATGAAAAAAAAGTAATTAAATTCTCAGATTTAAGTATCAGCCCTTATCCAAATGCAAAAAATGAGAAAATTTTTAGAATAGGTTTTTATGAAGATTATAACGCCAAAAATTATAAATTTAAAGGAAACAAAGTCATTTATGTAAGATTGCAAGATGATAAAATGCAAATTTTAGCTGAGCAGTAA
- the hemN gene encoding oxygen-independent coproporphyrinogen III oxidase — translation MKDYKNFVKYSKAGPRYTSYPTAVEFNTNFNYDEYLQILKDQQAPLSLYFHLPFCRSACYFCGCNVIYTAKEESKERYLEYLFKELDLLATILNTNRIVEQMHFGGGTPTFFSATQLEKLILKIKSIFSNFSKTSEISCEIDPRFLNEEQADVLISNGFNRISFGVQDFNEKVQKEIHRIQPFELTKNAVDMVRKKGVNSVNMDLIYGLPYQDLESFKQTLQKALIINPDRLAIFNYAHVPWLKKNMRKFDEATLPTPDVKLQILEFCENFLTQNGYKMIGMDHFAKPQDELFKALENQTLHRNFQGYTTKGGTDLIGIGLTSIGEGKKHYMQNFKDMKDYEKAIDEGRLPCERGVMLDEDDVLRKAVIMEFMSNFTLNIEKIEQNFKINFFEYFKEDLEQLKDLKQFVNIDSKYIKVNETGILLIRNIAMCFDKYLKKISEDKKVFSKTV, via the coding sequence ATGAAAGATTATAAAAATTTTGTAAAATACTCTAAAGCCGGACCAAGATATACTTCATATCCGACTGCTGTAGAATTTAATACTAATTTTAATTATGATGAATATTTACAAATTTTAAAAGATCAACAAGCGCCTTTGTCTTTGTATTTTCATCTACCTTTTTGTAGAAGTGCTTGTTATTTTTGCGGCTGTAATGTAATTTATACAGCCAAAGAAGAAAGCAAAGAAAGATATTTAGAGTATCTTTTTAAAGAGCTTGATTTGCTAGCTACCATTTTAAATACTAATAGAATAGTCGAACAAATGCATTTTGGTGGTGGAACTCCAACATTTTTTTCAGCCACGCAACTTGAAAAATTAATTTTAAAAATTAAAAGCATATTTTCCAATTTTAGCAAAACTAGCGAGATAAGTTGTGAGATAGATCCAAGATTTTTAAATGAAGAACAAGCCGATGTTTTAATTAGCAATGGTTTTAATCGTATTAGTTTTGGAGTGCAAGATTTTAACGAAAAAGTTCAAAAAGAAATTCATAGAATTCAACCCTTTGAGCTTACTAAAAATGCTGTAGATATGGTAAGAAAAAAAGGGGTTAATTCTGTTAATATGGATTTAATTTATGGTTTGCCTTATCAAGATTTAGAAAGCTTTAAGCAAACTTTGCAAAAAGCTCTTATAATTAATCCTGATAGACTTGCTATTTTTAATTACGCTCATGTACCTTGGCTTAAAAAAAATATGAGAAAATTTGACGAAGCTACTTTACCAACCCCTGATGTAAAACTTCAAATTTTAGAATTTTGTGAAAACTTTTTAACCCAAAATGGTTATAAGATGATAGGTATGGATCATTTTGCAAAGCCTCAAGATGAGCTTTTTAAAGCTTTAGAAAATCAAACTTTACATAGAAATTTCCAAGGCTATACTACAAAAGGTGGAACTGATTTAATTGGTATTGGTTTAACTAGCATTGGTGAAGGAAAAAAACACTATATGCAAAATTTTAAAGATATGAAAGATTATGAGAAAGCTATTGATGAGGGACGATTGCCTTGTGAAAGAGGTGTTATGCTTGATGAGGATGATGTCTTAAGAAAAGCAGTAATCATGGAGTTTATGAGTAATTTTACGCTAAATATAGAAAAAATTGAACAAAATTTTAAAATTAATTTTTTTGAATACTTCAAAGAAGATTTAGAGCAACTTAAAGATTTAAAGCAATTTGTAAATATAGATTCTAAATATATCAAAGTTAATGAGACAGGAATTTTATTAATTAGAAATATTGCAATGTGTTTTGATAAATATCTAAAAAAAATAAGCGAAGATAAGAAAGTATTTTCGAAAACGGTTTAA
- a CDS encoding ABC transporter permease, which translates to MNKSIPRYLLFKYLRFDKDQPFIMLSKILAFLGVSIGLCVLLVAMAIMNGFDKEFERKLFTMNYPISILPRFGASVDEKLLQDLKNKFPNLLFSPYISTQVIARNDFKLEGGVLFGVNFDDEKKINDVINQALQNKTLQNFDILIGNGLKTEFDLTFDDKITLIFSHLNASGLSLIPQVKRFDVKASFSSGLLAYDKAYMYVDINSLAKILSYPKGVYDGLHVFSKKPFEDIKAIEEFLGAKYLSVGWWEQNGNFFAALALEKRALFIVLMLIILVASLNIVSSLLMIVMNRRSEIALLLSLGVSKNEIKKTFFSLGFLIGGSGIIAGMILATIALYMLGNFDIISLPSDVYGMSKLPLELSLVDFLSTIFGAIFIVALSSYYPAKKATQVNILETLRNE; encoded by the coding sequence ATGAATAAAAGTATTCCTAGGTATTTATTATTTAAATATTTGCGTTTTGACAAAGATCAGCCATTTATAATGCTATCAAAAATTTTGGCTTTTTTGGGTGTAAGTATAGGTTTGTGTGTTCTTTTGGTTGCTATGGCTATTATGAATGGTTTTGATAAAGAGTTTGAAAGAAAACTTTTTACTATGAATTATCCAATATCGATTTTACCTCGTTTTGGAGCCAGTGTTGATGAGAAGTTATTGCAAGATTTGAAAAATAAATTTCCAAATTTGTTATTTAGTCCTTATATCAGCACTCAAGTGATTGCTAGAAATGATTTTAAGTTAGAAGGTGGAGTGCTTTTTGGAGTTAATTTTGATGATGAGAAAAAAATCAATGATGTGATAAATCAAGCATTGCAAAATAAAACTCTTCAAAATTTTGATATATTAATTGGCAATGGTTTAAAAACTGAATTTGATCTTACATTTGATGATAAAATAACATTAATTTTTTCTCATTTAAATGCGAGTGGTTTGTCTTTAATTCCACAAGTAAAGCGTTTTGATGTTAAAGCTTCTTTTTCTTCTGGTTTGCTTGCTTATGATAAAGCTTATATGTATGTAGATATTAATTCTTTAGCAAAAATTTTATCTTATCCAAAAGGTGTATATGATGGATTGCATGTATTTTCAAAAAAACCTTTTGAAGACATTAAAGCTATAGAAGAATTTTTAGGAGCTAAGTATCTAAGCGTAGGTTGGTGGGAGCAAAATGGCAATTTTTTTGCTGCTTTGGCTTTGGAAAAAAGAGCGCTTTTTATAGTTTTGATGCTCATTATTTTAGTTGCAAGTTTAAATATAGTTAGTTCTTTGTTGATGATAGTTATGAATAGACGCTCTGAGATAGCATTATTGCTTTCTTTAGGGGTAAGCAAAAATGAAATCAAAAAAACCTTTTTTTCTTTAGGATTTTTAATCGGAGGAAGTGGAATTATAGCAGGAATGATTTTAGCAACCATTGCTTTATATATGCTTGGAAATTTTGATATTATTTCTTTACCCAGTGATGTATATGGTATGAGTAAATTACCACTAGAATTATCTTTGGTTGATTTTCTATCAACGATTTTTGGTGCGATTTTTATCGTTGCTTTGTCATCTTATTATCCAGCTAAAAAAGCAACCCAAGTAAATATTTTAGAAACTTTGAGAAATGAATAA
- a CDS encoding DUF2603 domain-containing protein, with translation MNNLVKKNSQEIIDDLSKQLGIEKCKQTIFHLQNINDKEKKLTLQDNYEQNLEPWFIIDDNDEVKTVFSVQTLIDFFQKAKEIQKLNFELRLEKAIYQKIPIDFHDVWVVAMDEIRKQVENGIKEANIDLDQLIKDIHLKHPNLFLNMKEMIQKAKTHERL, from the coding sequence TTGAATAATTTAGTTAAAAAAAATTCTCAAGAAATTATCGATGATTTATCAAAACAACTTGGTATAGAAAAATGCAAACAAACTATATTTCATCTTCAAAATATCAACGATAAAGAAAAAAAACTAACATTGCAAGATAATTACGAACAAAATTTAGAACCTTGGTTTATAATCGATGATAATGATGAAGTTAAAACCGTATTTTCAGTTCAAACTTTGATTGATTTTTTTCAAAAAGCCAAAGAAATTCAAAAACTCAATTTTGAATTAAGATTAGAAAAAGCTATTTATCAAAAAATTCCTATAGATTTTCACGATGTATGGGTTGTGGCTATGGATGAAATACGCAAACAAGTTGAAAATGGCATAAAAGAAGCAAATATAGATTTAGATCAACTCATCAAAGACATACATCTTAAACACCCAAATTTATTTTTAAACATGAAAGAAATGATACAAAAGGCAAAAACTCATGAAAGATTATAA
- a CDS encoding cytochrome oxidase biogenesis protein, Sco1/SenC/PrrC family, translated as MKKMKFFLLIFITIGVFFISNQYFQNNKYNFNLNSEKGLLSLKDFAGKKLIVYFGYTYCPDVCPTELALIGDVLTKMDAKNAHVLFISLDPNRDNNITQTSQWVKYFYPNSTALVAKNENELQNITKNYGVVYEKIPLPNSAMQYSIAHSGEFYLLDENGKFVKKISDISYENFYNEIKKFLNEK; from the coding sequence ATGAAAAAAATGAAATTTTTCTTACTTATTTTTATCACAATCGGAGTTTTTTTTATCTCAAATCAATATTTTCAAAATAACAAATATAATTTTAATCTAAATTCTGAAAAGGGCTTACTAAGTCTTAAAGATTTTGCTGGCAAAAAGCTAATTGTATATTTTGGTTATACTTATTGTCCTGATGTATGTCCAACAGAGCTAGCTTTAATTGGAGATGTTTTAACTAAAATGGATGCAAAAAATGCACATGTTTTGTTTATCTCATTAGATCCAAATAGAGACAATAACATCACTCAAACTAGTCAATGGGTAAAATATTTTTACCCAAATTCTACTGCTTTAGTTGCAAAAAACGAAAATGAACTTCAAAATATCACAAAAAATTATGGGGTTGTTTATGAAAAAATACCTCTTCCAAATTCTGCTATGCAATATTCCATTGCTCATAGTGGTGAATTTTATCTTTTAGATGAAAATGGAAAATTTGTAAAAAAAATTAGTGATATTAGTTATGAAAATTTTTATAATGAGATTAAAAAATTTTTAAATGAGAAATGA
- a CDS encoding anaerobic glycerol-3-phosphate dehydrogenase codes for MLNIDEISNACVKCGKCIPTCTIHQINPDESTSPRGFLDLINAYNNKELNLDENLKKTLESCFLCTNCVEVCPSHLKVDSAIEKARYDIAQKFGIAWYKKILFFLLRNRKILDLLAKFGYVFQSCAFKINHLNVGMKAKFNLPLIKKDRLLPSLNKKSFLNSHSDFIDNQGKQNIGVFIGCLANYSYTNTGLALLQICKHLKINVDLLKEQKCCGAPHYFTGDFKSVEKLAKKNILYFEEKLKTLDYIIVPEATCSAMLNVDYEHFFHMIDDQEWAKRAKIVSSKILLATKYFYKHTNLEEILKNQKNTNINITYHDPCHARKMQGVFKEPRALLKNNYIFKELPNSNECCGFGGISMQMENYDKALQVGIQKAKNIKKVDVKIISAECSACRMQISNSLEHEKIDTKFLHPLELIAQALKN; via the coding sequence ATGCTAAATATTGATGAAATTTCAAATGCTTGTGTAAAATGCGGCAAATGCATACCAACTTGCACTATACACCAAATAAATCCCGATGAGAGTACATCTCCAAGAGGATTTTTAGATCTAATTAATGCTTATAATAATAAAGAATTAAATTTAGATGAAAATCTTAAAAAAACTTTAGAATCATGCTTTTTATGCACTAATTGTGTCGAAGTTTGCCCAAGTCATCTAAAAGTAGATAGCGCTATAGAAAAAGCTCGTTATGATATAGCTCAAAAATTTGGTATAGCTTGGTATAAAAAAATACTTTTTTTTCTTTTAAGAAATAGAAAAATCTTAGATTTACTTGCCAAATTTGGATATGTCTTTCAAAGTTGTGCTTTTAAGATAAATCATTTAAATGTAGGAATGAAGGCTAAATTTAATCTTCCTCTTATTAAAAAAGATAGATTATTGCCATCTTTAAACAAAAAAAGCTTTTTAAATTCACATAGTGATTTTATAGACAATCAAGGAAAACAAAATATAGGAGTTTTTATAGGATGTTTGGCTAATTATTCTTATACCAATACAGGCTTGGCTTTACTACAAATATGCAAACATCTAAAAATTAATGTGGATTTATTAAAAGAGCAAAAGTGCTGTGGGGCACCGCATTATTTTACAGGAGATTTTAAAAGTGTTGAAAAACTAGCCAAAAAAAATATCTTGTATTTTGAAGAAAAATTAAAAACGCTAGATTATATCATCGTTCCAGAAGCTACTTGCTCAGCGATGTTAAATGTTGATTATGAACATTTTTTTCATATGATTGATGATCAAGAATGGGCAAAAAGAGCTAAAATAGTATCATCAAAAATTTTACTTGCAACAAAATATTTTTACAAACATACCAATTTAGAAGAAATATTAAAAAATCAAAAAAATACTAATATAAACATCACTTATCATGATCCATGTCATGCTAGAAAAATGCAAGGTGTTTTTAAAGAACCAAGAGCCTTGCTTAAAAATAATTATATTTTTAAAGAACTACCTAATTCAAATGAATGCTGTGGTTTTGGCGGTATAAGTATGCAAATGGAAAATTATGACAAAGCTTTACAAGTTGGCATACAAAAGGCTAAAAATATAAAAAAAGTTGATGTTAAAATCATAAGTGCTGAGTGTTCAGCTTGTAGAATGCAAATTTCAAATTCTTTAGAACATGAAAAAATTGATACTAAATTTTTACATCCTTTAGAGCTAATAGCTCAAGCTTTGAAAAACTAA
- the gyrA gene encoding DNA gyrase subunit A translates to MENIFTKDLDIEDIDIESSIKSSYLDYSMSVIIGRALPDARDGLKPVHRRILYAMNDLGVGSRSAYKKSARIVGDVIGKYHPHGDVAVYDALVRMAQDFSMRYPSVDGQGNFGSIDGDGAAAMRYTEARMTILAEELLRDIDKDTVDFVPNYDDSMSEPDVLPARVPNLLLNGSSGIAVGMATNIPPHSLNELIDGLLYLIDNKECSLEEIMQFIKGPDFPTGGIIYGKKGIIEAYRTGRGRVKVRAKTHIEKRVNKDIIVIDELPYQTNKARLIEQIADLVKEKQIEGISEIRDESDREGIRVVIELKRDAMSEIVLNNLFKSTTMESTFGVIMLAIHNKEPKIFSLIELLNLFLSHRKTVIIRRTIYELQKARARAHILEGLKIALDNIDEVIALIKNSPDNPTAKNLLMEKFGLSELQSNAILDMKLGRLTGLEREKIDNELKELLAEIQRLDQILKSETLLENLIKDELKEIKAKFDVPRITQIEDDYDDIDIEDLIPNENMVVTITHRGYIKRVPSKQYEKQKRGGKGKVAVTTYDDDFIENFFTANTHDTLMFVTDRGQLYWLKVYKIPEGSRTAKGKAVVNLINLQADEKIMAIIPTTDFDENKSLCFFTKNGIVKRTNLSEYQNIRSVGVRAINLDENDELVTAIIVSRDENEMLNSQADENEILDDENVEENTKGKMLFAVTKKGMCIKFPLAKVREIGRVSRGVTAIKFKEKNDELVGAVVIENDEQEILSVSAKGIGKRTNAGEYRLQSRGGKGVICMKLTPKTKELISVVIVDESMDLMALTSSGKMIRVDMQSIRKAGRNTSGVIVVNVENDEVVSIAKCPKEEEDGLENDTNVDLNLE, encoded by the coding sequence ATGGAAAATATTTTTACTAAAGATTTAGATATTGAAGATATAGACATAGAAAGCTCGATAAAAAGTAGCTATTTAGATTATTCTATGAGTGTTATTATTGGGCGTGCTCTACCTGATGCTAGAGATGGTCTGAAGCCTGTTCATAGAAGAATTTTATATGCTATGAATGATTTAGGTGTTGGAAGTCGTAGTGCATATAAAAAATCAGCTCGTATAGTAGGGGATGTTATAGGTAAGTATCATCCACATGGAGATGTTGCTGTATATGATGCTTTGGTAAGAATGGCTCAAGATTTTTCTATGCGTTATCCAAGTGTTGATGGGCAAGGAAACTTTGGCTCTATAGATGGGGATGGCGCTGCTGCTATGCGTTATACTGAAGCTAGAATGACTATTTTGGCTGAAGAGTTGTTGCGTGATATTGATAAGGATACGGTTGATTTTGTTCCAAACTATGATGATTCTATGAGTGAGCCAGATGTTTTACCTGCTAGAGTTCCAAATTTATTACTTAATGGCTCAAGCGGTATAGCTGTGGGTATGGCTACAAATATTCCACCACATAGTTTAAATGAACTTATAGATGGTCTTTTATATTTGATTGATAATAAAGAATGCTCACTAGAAGAAATTATGCAATTTATAAAAGGTCCTGATTTTCCAACTGGCGGGATTATATATGGTAAAAAAGGCATAATAGAAGCTTATCGTACTGGTAGGGGTAGGGTTAAGGTAAGAGCGAAAACACATATTGAAAAAAGAGTAAATAAAGATATAATAGTTATAGATGAACTTCCTTATCAAACCAATAAAGCAAGACTTATAGAACAAATTGCTGATTTGGTAAAAGAAAAACAAATAGAAGGAATTTCAGAAATAAGAGATGAGAGTGATAGAGAAGGCATAAGGGTAGTTATAGAATTAAAACGCGATGCTATGAGCGAGATTGTTTTAAATAATTTATTTAAATCAACTACCATGGAAAGCACTTTTGGTGTGATAATGCTTGCTATACACAATAAAGAACCAAAAATATTTTCCTTAATTGAACTTTTAAATTTATTCTTGAGTCATAGAAAAACAGTTATCATAAGAAGAACTATATATGAGCTTCAAAAAGCTAGAGCTAGAGCTCATATTTTAGAAGGTTTAAAAATAGCCTTAGATAACATAGATGAAGTTATAGCTTTGATTAAAAATTCGCCTGATAATCCTACTGCAAAAAATTTATTGATGGAAAAATTTGGCCTTAGTGAGCTTCAATCAAATGCTATATTAGATATGAAGTTAGGTCGTTTAACAGGACTTGAAAGAGAAAAAATAGATAATGAATTAAAAGAATTATTAGCTGAAATTCAAAGACTTGATCAAATTTTAAAAAGCGAAACTTTACTTGAAAATTTAATTAAAGATGAGCTAAAAGAAATCAAAGCTAAATTTGATGTTCCAAGAATCACTCAAATAGAAGATGATTATGATGATATAGATATTGAAGATCTAATACCTAATGAAAATATGGTAGTAACTATAACTCATCGCGGATACATAAAACGCGTTCCAAGTAAGCAATATGAAAAGCAAAAACGCGGTGGCAAGGGTAAGGTAGCAGTAACTACATACGATGATGATTTTATAGAAAATTTCTTTACAGCAAATACTCATGATACTTTGATGTTTGTAACAGATCGCGGACAGCTTTATTGGCTCAAAGTATATAAAATTCCAGAAGGAAGTAGAACGGCCAAAGGTAAAGCTGTGGTGAATCTTATCAATTTACAAGCTGATGAAAAAATTATGGCAATCATTCCTACAACTGATTTTGATGAAAATAAATCTTTATGCTTTTTTACAAAAAATGGTATCGTAAAACGCACAAATTTAAGTGAATATCAAAATATTAGAAGCGTAGGTGTAAGAGCTATAAATTTAGATGAAAATGATGAATTAGTAACTGCTATAATTGTTTCAAGAGATGAAAATGAAATGCTAAATTCTCAAGCTGATGAAAATGAGATTTTAGATGATGAAAATGTAGAAGAAAACACAAAAGGCAAAATGCTTTTTGCTGTTACTAAAAAAGGTATGTGTATTAAATTCCCACTAGCTAAGGTAAGAGAGATAGGTCGTGTTAGTAGAGGTGTAACGGCTATTAAATTTAAAGAAAAAAATGACGAATTAGTAGGTGCGGTTGTCATAGAAAATGATGAACAAGAAATTTTAAGCGTTAGCGCAAAAGGTATAGGAAAACGCACTAATGCTGGAGAATATAGACTCCAAAGTAGAGGTGGAAAAGGCGTTATTTGTATGAAGCTTACACCAAAAACCAAGGAGTTAATTAGCGTTGTTATTGTTGATGAAAGTATGGATTTAATGGCTTTAACCAGTAGTGGAAAAATGATACGAGTTGATATGCAAAGTATTAGAAAAGCAGGAAGAAATACTAGTGGAGTTATAGTGGTAAATGTTGAAAATGATGAGGTTGTAAGCATTGCTAAGTGTCCTAAAGAAGAAGAGGATGGCTTAGAAAATGATACTAATGTAGATTTAAATTTAGAATAG
- a CDS encoding copper chaperone PCu(A)C, whose product MKKILALCIFSSFLFANDIVINNPYVKQTPPNAKATAFFLEIQNKSNKDIKLIKADNSLSDTTEIHDHIMENGKKMMVQIPQIIIKANSSAILKPGGMHIMALNLKQNVTENTKASLTLYFDDNTTIKLQDISPKK is encoded by the coding sequence ATGAAAAAAATTTTAGCACTTTGTATATTTAGTTCGTTTTTATTTGCAAATGATATTGTAATCAATAATCCTTATGTAAAACAAACTCCTCCAAATGCCAAAGCAACTGCGTTTTTTTTAGAAATTCAAAACAAATCTAACAAAGATATAAAACTCATAAAAGCTGATAACTCGCTAAGTGATACTACTGAAATTCACGATCATATCATGGAAAATGGCAAAAAAATGATGGTGCAAATTCCTCAAATAATCATCAAAGCAAATTCTAGTGCTATTTTGAAACCAGGTGGTATGCATATCATGGCTTTAAATCTTAAACAAAATGTCACAGAAAATACAAAAGCTAGTCTCACTCTTTATTTTGATGATAATACAACCATAAAATTGCAAGATATAAGTCCTAAAAAATAA
- a CDS encoding LPP20 family lipoprotein — translation MKKIVFMFCVALGFSACALDQRALSANQAQAGTTSNDVVVQKVDKEDVRSIIREEKMLANDTSTDNDLTFTAVGEGIAPLNTVSVGQALALAKRAAITDAYRQLASKLYGVRINGKDTVKDAMLKSSTITAQVNGLIKNASVVDQDFKDGLYRVNVELKIDADKWKELFAY, via the coding sequence ATGAAAAAAATTGTTTTTATGTTTTGTGTGGCTTTAGGTTTTAGTGCGTGTGCGCTAGATCAAAGGGCTTTAAGTGCTAATCAAGCTCAAGCTGGTACTACTTCTAATGATGTTGTAGTGCAAAAGGTTGACAAAGAGGATGTTCGTAGTATCATTAGAGAAGAAAAAATGCTTGCAAATGATACAAGTACGGATAATGATTTAACTTTTACTGCAGTAGGAGAGGGTATAGCTCCGCTTAATACTGTTTCAGTTGGTCAAGCTTTAGCATTAGCTAAAAGAGCAGCGATTACAGATGCTTATAGACAATTAGCTAGTAAGCTATATGGTGTAAGAATCAATGGTAAAGACACAGTAAAAGATGCTATGCTTAAAAGTTCAACCATTACAGCTCAAGTAAATGGTTTGATTAAAAACGCTAGTGTGGTTGATCAAGATTTTAAAGATGGACTTTATAGAGTAAATGTGGAATTAAAAATCGACGCAGACAAGTGGAAAGAATTATTTGCTTATTAA
- a CDS encoding alanine racemase, translated as MAYIKLDRKAYEFNLDLIATKAGSYGKVICVFKDNAYGHGAKILAPIARAKGINFIAVKNENEALELQDFFDNILILSHLPNLNENEKFIYALNDKKDITKFKPNTKIHLVVDTNMHRNGILMHELEEVLSQIEQNNLCLQGVMMHFAGSDELDASYYVQKQNFQIVKEKIKNILQEKSKDIIFHSHNSEALFRSAKLAEDEYCRVGLVQFGYAYFNQNLKKVLSLWANKISQRKLKKFQSVGYGGMFVAKEEMDIATYDLGYGDGLFRYDGKKDFFLPNGKKILGKMSMDNFSCEDCGDEVCVIENANDMAKFFNTINYEILVKLSPFLQRIVV; from the coding sequence ATGGCTTATATAAAATTAGATCGTAAAGCTTATGAATTTAATCTTGATTTGATTGCCACAAAGGCAGGATCTTATGGTAAAGTAATATGCGTTTTTAAGGATAATGCTTATGGACATGGAGCTAAAATTTTAGCTCCTATTGCAAGAGCTAAAGGCATTAATTTTATAGCGGTAAAAAATGAAAACGAAGCGTTAGAGTTGCAAGATTTTTTTGATAATATTTTGATTTTATCTCATCTTCCAAATTTGAATGAAAATGAAAAATTTATTTATGCTTTAAATGATAAAAAAGATATCACTAAATTTAAACCAAATACAAAAATTCATCTAGTTGTTGATACAAATATGCATCGAAATGGTATTTTAATGCACGAGTTAGAAGAAGTTTTATCTCAAATAGAACAAAATAACTTATGTTTGCAAGGTGTTATGATGCATTTTGCTGGAAGTGATGAGCTGGATGCAAGTTATTATGTGCAAAAACAAAATTTTCAAATTGTCAAAGAAAAGATAAAAAATATCTTACAAGAAAAATCTAAAGATATCATTTTTCATTCTCATAATTCTGAAGCCTTATTTAGAAGTGCAAAATTAGCTGAAGATGAGTATTGTAGAGTAGGACTTGTGCAATTTGGCTATGCTTATTTTAATCAAAATTTAAAAAAAGTTTTGAGTTTATGGGCAAATAAAATTAGTCAAAGAAAACTTAAAAAATTTCAAAGTGTTGGTTATGGTGGAATGTTTGTTGCAAAAGAAGAAATGGACATTGCTACATATGATTTAGGCTATGGAGATGGTTTGTTTCGATATGATGGAAAAAAAGACTTCTTTTTGCCAAATGGAAAAAAAATTCTTGGAAAAATGTCTATGGATAATTTTTCTTGTGAAGATTGTGGCGATGAAGTTTGTGTAATTGAAAATGCAAACGATATGGCGAAATTTTTTAATACCATCAATTATGAAATTTTAGTCAAACTTTCACCTTTTTTACAAAGAATTGTAGTTTAA